Proteins encoded by one window of Hyphomicrobiales bacterium:
- a CDS encoding DUF817 domain-containing protein, with protein MDLWYFGIKQAYACIFAGLMLVAILATKWLWPDDFILARYDFLVIWAIAIQVVMVIFKLEHPNEIKVILIFHLVGTVMEIFKTHVGSWSYPEENILRVGGVPLFTGFMYGAVGSYIARVWRIFDFRYIGYPPMWQTALLSLLIYLNFFTHHFTWDIRWGLFALTILLYSRTWIYFKPHKTYRTMPLLLGFVLVSFFIWVAENLGTFAAAWTYPEQRDGWNVVSLAKMGSWFLLMIISFVLVTLVNTIETMRQDKSPPN; from the coding sequence ATTGATCTTTGGTATTTCGGCATAAAACAAGCCTATGCCTGTATTTTTGCGGGCCTTATGTTGGTCGCAATTCTTGCAACCAAATGGCTTTGGCCAGACGACTTCATTCTTGCGCGATACGATTTCCTCGTGATCTGGGCAATCGCCATTCAAGTTGTGATGGTCATTTTCAAATTAGAACATCCCAATGAAATCAAGGTGATACTGATTTTTCATCTTGTCGGCACCGTGATGGAGATATTTAAAACCCATGTCGGATCGTGGAGCTATCCAGAAGAAAACATCCTTCGCGTCGGTGGCGTTCCACTGTTTACGGGTTTCATGTATGGGGCTGTTGGCAGTTACATCGCAAGGGTTTGGCGCATTTTCGATTTTCGCTACATCGGCTACCCACCCATGTGGCAAACCGCCCTGCTCTCCTTGTTGATCTATCTCAACTTTTTCACCCACCATTTCACATGGGACATAAGGTGGGGTTTATTCGCGCTAACAATCTTGCTGTATTCGCGAACTTGGATCTACTTCAAACCGCATAAGACCTATCGCACGATGCCACTTTTGCTTGGTTTCGTGTTGGTCTCATTCTTTATCTGGGTTGCAGAAAACCTCGGCACTTTTGCTGCAGCATGGACCTACCCCGAACAGCGCGACGGCTGGAATGTTGTCTCACTTGCAAAAATGGGCTCTTGGTTCCTGCTTATGATCATAAGCTTCGTGCTTGTCACATTGGTCAACACCATTGAAACAATGCGACAAGACAAATCACCCCCCAACTGA
- a CDS encoding ubiquinol-cytochrome C chaperone family protein, which produces MSFFAKLLKSFSSRQSPAARRVYDQVVTQSRQVVFYENNRVEDSVSGRFDMIVFHAFLLLHRLKREEETGKVFGQEVFDIFIEDMDRSLREMGVGYQAVPKRMKNMGEAFYGRIAAYDSAVESGDESAMAEAIERNVFPEHERAESLSVMFSAYAFSCIQALDDYSLYELQNGDIPFANPQEFVSE; this is translated from the coding sequence ATGTCCTTTTTCGCAAAGCTACTGAAATCATTTTCATCCCGCCAAAGCCCTGCTGCACGCAGGGTTTATGACCAGGTCGTCACTCAATCCAGACAGGTTGTTTTCTATGAAAATAACAGGGTTGAGGACTCAGTTTCTGGCCGATTTGATATGATTGTGTTTCACGCATTTTTGTTGTTGCACAGATTAAAACGTGAAGAAGAGACCGGTAAGGTGTTTGGGCAGGAGGTGTTTGATATTTTTATTGAAGATATGGACCGTTCCCTGCGTGAAATGGGGGTAGGCTATCAGGCTGTCCCTAAACGCATGAAGAATATGGGTGAAGCTTTTTATGGGCGGATTGCGGCCTATGATTCTGCCGTTGAGAGCGGGGATGAAAGTGCGATGGCTGAAGCGATTGAACGCAATGTTTTCCCAGAGCACGAGCGGGCCGAGAGCTTGTCTGTGATGTTTTCAGCCTATGCGTTTTCTTGCATCCAAGCACTCGATGACTATTCTTTATATGAATTGCAAAATGGCGATATTCCTTTTGCAAACCCCCAAGAATTTGTGAGTGAATAA
- a CDS encoding beta-ketoacyl-ACP synthase III, which yields MSIIRSAAIGCGRYLPEKILSNDELATMVDTSNEWIVQRTGITARHIAAEGETTSDLGTKAALAALENAGIEADSIDLIILATSTPDYTFPASSVQIQHNLGIKTGAAFDLQAVCSGFVFAMSTADTYICAGKAKRVLVIGAETFSRILDWEDRTTCVLFGDGAGAVVLEAVEGEGTSSDRGILTTHLRSDGSHREKLYVDGGPSKTQTTGHLRMEGREVFKHAVGMITDVVYDAFDSTGLSSDDLDWFIPHQANERIIDASARKLGIDPAKIVKTVYKHGNTSAASIPLALCEAVEDGRVKKGDTLMLEAMGGGFTWGSILLNW from the coding sequence GTGAGTATTATTCGCTCCGCTGCAATTGGATGTGGTCGTTATCTTCCAGAAAAGATTCTGTCGAATGATGAGCTGGCGACTATGGTCGATACGTCGAATGAGTGGATCGTTCAGCGTACGGGCATCACTGCCCGCCATATCGCGGCAGAAGGTGAGACAACATCTGATCTTGGAACAAAAGCTGCTCTTGCAGCCTTAGAAAATGCTGGAATTGAAGCTGATAGCATTGATCTGATTATTCTTGCGACATCGACGCCAGATTATACCTTTCCGGCAAGTTCTGTCCAAATTCAGCATAATTTAGGCATCAAAACAGGCGCTGCCTTTGATTTGCAAGCGGTCTGTTCGGGGTTCGTTTTTGCAATGAGCACGGCAGATACCTACATTTGTGCCGGAAAAGCGAAACGTGTTTTGGTGATTGGCGCAGAAACATTTTCTCGTATTTTAGACTGGGAAGACCGCACAACCTGCGTTCTTTTTGGCGATGGAGCGGGCGCTGTCGTGCTTGAGGCTGTCGAAGGTGAAGGCACATCGAGTGATCGCGGCATCTTAACAACCCACCTTCGTTCTGACGGTTCGCACCGTGAAAAACTCTACGTGGATGGTGGTCCATCAAAGACCCAAACAACAGGTCATTTGCGCATGGAAGGCCGCGAAGTCTTCAAACATGCCGTCGGAATGATCACTGACGTTGTCTACGATGCCTTTGATTCAACAGGACTTTCTAGCGATGACCTTGATTGGTTTATCCCGCACCAAGCCAATGAGCGCATCATTGATGCCAGTGCAAGAAAGCTTGGTATTGACCCTGCTAAAATCGTGAAAACTGTTTATAAGCACGGCAACACATCAGCTGCCTCAATCCCACTTGCTCTTTGTGAAGCGGTTGAAGATGGTCGAGTGAAAAAAGGTGACACGCTCATGCTTGAAGCAATGGGTGGTGGTTTTACTTGGGGATCGATCCTCTTAAACTGGTAA
- a CDS encoding integration host factor subunit alpha, whose protein sequence is MSGKTVTRADLCESVYQKVGLSRAESAELVESFLNEVSDCLVGGESVKLSSFGSFIVRSKNERIGRNPKTGEEVPILPRRVLVFKPSNVMKDKINKG, encoded by the coding sequence ATGAGCGGTAAAACCGTAACACGCGCCGACCTTTGCGAGAGCGTTTATCAAAAAGTAGGTTTATCGCGGGCAGAATCTGCCGAATTAGTTGAATCATTTTTGAATGAAGTTTCTGATTGCCTTGTAGGGGGCGAATCCGTGAAACTATCCTCGTTCGGATCTTTTATTGTGCGTTCGAAGAATGAGCGAATTGGTCGAAACCCAAAGACAGGCGAGGAAGTGCCAATTTTACCTCGACGTGTTTTGGTTTTTAAACCAAGCAATGTGATGAAAGATAAAATCAACAAAGGTTAG
- a CDS encoding undecaprenyl-phosphate glucose phosphotransferase: MEKFDNILNDDNDTNADVIGMDNDGGLTPARPDELFKTPSEMGRDDVASLLAQKTMSPAVVSGFVVIFEMVLVMVSGALSIAFVNEGSFTSLGLPMAVLFGVTVLFSLLVHALHLDTLRVIRDLPQQLMRIVAAWMVCFSAVILSSQMLPELNLFDTRWVTPWFVTGFALVFIFRSLVSLVVKSWTEAGLLERRAIIVGGGAEAEQVILGLEREQNNDIRICGIFDDRTDDRSPDTVAGYPKLGTVPELVEFARSARLDMLIVSLPLTAGGRVREMLKKLWILPLDIRLSAHTNKMAFKQRAYSYIGAMPFVKLSERPISGWRFVRKRIFDIVVSALMIIALAPLMVVTAIMIKMDSKGPVFFRQKRHGFNNEEIDVWKFRSMYTDKCDPTAKVVVTKGDPRVTKVGAFIRKTSIDELPQLWNVLKGELSLVGPRPHAVHAHLQDQPWNEVVDGYFARHRVKPGVTGWAQINGWRGEIDNVEKIKKRTDHDLYYIENWSLAFDLYIVIKTPFRLMDTKNAY, encoded by the coding sequence ATGGAAAAGTTTGATAACATTCTTAATGACGACAACGATACAAATGCCGATGTTATAGGCATGGACAACGATGGCGGCCTTACACCAGCAAGACCTGATGAGCTCTTCAAAACCCCATCTGAAATGGGGCGTGATGACGTTGCAAGTCTTCTTGCGCAAAAAACAATGTCACCTGCCGTAGTCAGCGGTTTCGTCGTAATATTCGAAATGGTCTTGGTCATGGTATCAGGAGCCCTATCCATTGCATTCGTAAACGAAGGCTCATTCACCAGCCTCGGTCTGCCAATGGCCGTGCTTTTTGGTGTGACTGTTTTATTCTCCCTCCTTGTACACGCTCTCCATCTTGACACATTACGTGTCATCCGAGATTTGCCGCAGCAATTGATGCGCATCGTAGCGGCATGGATGGTTTGTTTCAGCGCCGTTATTTTGTCATCACAAATGCTACCAGAGCTCAACCTATTTGATACGCGCTGGGTTACACCCTGGTTCGTCACAGGCTTCGCCCTCGTCTTCATTTTCCGTTCTCTTGTTAGTTTAGTCGTAAAAAGTTGGACAGAAGCGGGTCTGTTGGAGCGCCGTGCGATCATCGTTGGCGGTGGTGCAGAAGCAGAACAAGTCATTCTTGGCTTAGAGCGTGAACAAAATAACGATATTCGTATCTGTGGCATCTTTGATGACCGCACAGATGACCGCTCCCCTGATACCGTTGCAGGCTATCCAAAGCTTGGCACTGTGCCTGAGTTGGTAGAATTTGCTCGCTCAGCCCGCCTTGATATGTTGATTGTATCATTGCCGCTAACAGCTGGCGGTCGTGTACGCGAAATGCTGAAAAAGCTATGGATTTTGCCGCTAGATATTCGTTTGTCTGCCCATACCAATAAAATGGCGTTCAAACAGCGTGCTTATTCTTATATCGGCGCGATGCCGTTTGTGAAATTGTCAGAACGCCCAATCTCAGGATGGCGGTTTGTTAGAAAACGGATTTTCGACATTGTGGTTTCCGCTTTGATGATCATTGCTCTGGCACCATTGATGGTTGTGACAGCGATCATGATCAAGATGGACAGCAAAGGCCCTGTTTTCTTCCGTCAAAAACGCCACGGCTTCAACAATGAAGAAATTGACGTTTGGAAGTTCCGTTCCATGTATACGGACAAATGCGATCCAACTGCCAAAGTGGTCGTAACCAAAGGTGATCCCCGCGTCACAAAAGTGGGTGCCTTCATTCGCAAAACATCAATTGATGAATTGCCACAGCTTTGGAACGTTCTAAAAGGCGAACTATCGTTGGTCGGCCCTCGCCCACACGCCGTTCATGCTCATTTGCAAGATCAGCCTTGGAATGAGGTAGTGGATGGATACTTTGCCCGCCACCGTGTCAAACCAGGTGTAACAGGCTGGGCACAAATTAATGGCTGGCGTGGTGAGATCGACAATGTTGAGAAAATCAAAAAGCGCACAGATCATGACCTTTATTACATCGAGAACTGGTCACTGGCCTTTGATCTTTACATTGTGATCAAGACCCCTTTCCGCTTGATGGACACGAAAAACGCTTACTAA
- a CDS encoding DUF177 domain-containing protein — protein sequence MTSKKTPSNEAIEVEHVLPRPLAVSAIPRNGYQTTLTLSDDEKAAVCTFYNLLEVLKFEADITLTKRTTTKFIVEGRLKAKVHQPCVVSLAPVETIIDEDINLVLLPEDEFERFLERKDEDGSLIISLEDDIPDTYQGDKVQLGVLVLEHLALGLHPYPQAEGAELEEGSDDGELRQNPFAGLASLKDKLKPN from the coding sequence ATGACAAGCAAGAAGACCCCGTCAAACGAGGCAATTGAAGTTGAACACGTCCTTCCTCGGCCTTTGGCTGTATCCGCCATCCCGCGCAATGGCTATCAAACCACATTGACGCTCAGTGATGATGAAAAGGCTGCTGTCTGTACGTTTTACAATCTGCTTGAAGTGCTTAAGTTCGAAGCTGATATTACGCTTACCAAGCGGACCACCACTAAGTTCATCGTAGAGGGGCGCTTGAAAGCCAAGGTTCATCAACCTTGTGTTGTGTCTCTTGCGCCTGTTGAAACTATTATTGATGAGGACATCAATTTAGTTTTGCTTCCTGAAGACGAGTTTGAACGTTTTCTTGAGCGAAAAGACGAGGATGGATCTTTGATCATCTCTCTTGAGGATGACATCCCAGATACGTACCAAGGTGATAAAGTTCAGCTTGGTGTTTTGGTTTTGGAGCATTTAGCGTTAGGCTTACATCCATACCCTCAAGCCGAGGGTGCGGAGTTAGAAGAGGGCTCAGATGATGGGGAATTGCGGCAAAACCCATTTGCTGGTTTGGCGTCATTAAAAGATAAACTAAAGCCAAACTAA
- a CDS encoding outer membrane protein assembly factor BamE: protein MGNFGKIAVVALPLMLSACISQTLQHGYVVSPEALQQIPVGASQEQVLLALGTPSTIESFKTEGYYYISQTTKKRAAFARGKIVNQRVIAVYFDEVGSVRNIGDFGLKDGKVFDFLTRTTPTSGSEITFLQQILKAAENPTNAVGGLGR, encoded by the coding sequence ATGGGAAATTTCGGGAAAATTGCTGTTGTTGCGCTGCCACTTATGCTCAGCGCATGTATATCGCAAACATTGCAGCACGGTTATGTCGTGTCGCCTGAAGCACTTCAGCAAATCCCAGTTGGCGCTAGTCAAGAACAAGTTCTTTTAGCGTTGGGCACCCCTTCCACCATCGAATCATTCAAAACTGAAGGCTATTACTACATTAGCCAAACGACGAAAAAACGCGCAGCCTTTGCGCGCGGCAAAATTGTTAATCAGCGCGTTATTGCGGTTTACTTTGATGAAGTAGGCAGTGTTCGCAACATTGGCGACTTTGGCCTCAAAGATGGCAAGGTTTTCGATTTCTTGACCCGAACAACACCAACCAGCGGTTCGGAAATCACGTTCTTGCAACAAATCCTAAAAGCGGCTGAAAACCCAACAAATGCTGTCGGAGGATTGGGACGTTAA
- a CDS encoding O-antigen ligase family protein has protein sequence MSFVTETYSPISRQTGRVTLSTTAIGNFMLGFVVFLIGFVFFEPAPYELLIVPMLVVWFAFGLTIKRGFLPLTLMMLCFVCGGMIAATQKADVGGSFFYIVVTTFLATTSIFYAALIAEKPGERLRIVFNAYIIAAIIGALIGILAYFHILPNSEAFLFGGRAAGPFEDPNVFGPFLALPIIFLLRQILVQPLNRNLLNILGLMILLAAVFLAFSRAAWGLTAVGMFMMVAVVFISSNSRRLRTKITIMSVFMVILLVGMLVFALSFEAVSSLFSERARLVQSYDGARFGRFARYTYGLEWIMEKPLGYGFGKSRETFGEDTHNVYIKAFLVYGWLGGLAYLSLVGTTLYAGFKNILKQRPWQGYLQVCVIVIAGHALVGMVVDTDRWRHLYLVYGLTWGMIAAERIWQHHQNQRRRQAS, from the coding sequence TTGAGTTTCGTCACAGAAACATATAGCCCAATAAGCCGACAAACTGGCCGTGTGACGCTATCGACCACAGCAATTGGCAACTTTATGCTTGGCTTTGTTGTGTTTTTGATTGGCTTCGTGTTTTTTGAGCCAGCGCCCTATGAGCTGCTGATCGTACCGATGCTGGTTGTGTGGTTTGCTTTTGGTCTAACAATCAAACGCGGCTTCCTCCCCCTCACCTTAATGATGCTTTGTTTTGTGTGCGGCGGCATGATTGCAGCAACACAAAAGGCGGATGTAGGCGGATCCTTTTTCTACATTGTGGTGACAACCTTTTTGGCAACCACATCGATTTTTTACGCAGCCCTCATCGCAGAAAAACCCGGCGAGCGGCTTCGTATCGTCTTTAATGCCTATATCATTGCCGCGATTATCGGTGCCTTGATTGGTATTTTGGCTTACTTCCATATTTTGCCAAATTCTGAGGCCTTCCTTTTTGGTGGGCGTGCGGCAGGTCCGTTCGAAGACCCGAACGTGTTTGGCCCTTTCCTCGCGCTTCCGATTATCTTCTTGTTGCGTCAAATTTTGGTACAACCTCTTAATCGCAATCTCTTGAACATCCTTGGCCTGATGATCCTGCTCGCGGCGGTCTTCCTAGCCTTCTCGCGCGCAGCATGGGGGCTTACCGCTGTTGGTATGTTTATGATGGTTGCCGTTGTCTTTATCTCTTCAAACAGCCGCAGATTACGCACCAAGATTACCATTATGTCTGTGTTCATGGTCATCTTGCTCGTCGGCATGCTGGTGTTCGCCCTCAGCTTTGAGGCTGTTTCCAGTCTCTTTTCTGAGCGCGCCAGACTTGTGCAAAGTTACGATGGTGCACGTTTTGGCCGTTTTGCCCGCTACACCTATGGTCTTGAATGGATTATGGAAAAACCGCTTGGTTATGGCTTTGGTAAATCGCGCGAAACATTTGGCGAAGACACGCACAACGTCTATATCAAAGCATTCCTCGTTTATGGTTGGCTTGGTGGCCTCGCCTATTTAAGCCTTGTTGGCACCACCCTTTATGCAGGCTTCAAGAACATCTTGAAGCAACGACCATGGCAAGGGTATCTCCAAGTCTGTGTTATCGTTATTGCAGGCCATGCATTGGTTGGCATGGTTGTGGATACAGATCGCTGGCGCCACCTCTATCTCGTTTATGGCCTAACGTGGGGCATGATCGCAGCGGAACGTATTTGGCAACACCACCAAAATCAGCGACGTAGACAAGCCTCTTAA
- the plsX gene encoding phosphate acyltransferase PlsX — MNTSMIISVDAMGGDEGPEMVIPGLNLLLVRQPDLTFLLFGEEDKVAPILAHYPKVKAASEIRHCDITIAMDEKPSQALRSGRGKSSMWLAIEAVKTGEAAFCISAGNTGALMAMSKFCLRTMANIERPAIAALWPTERGESVVLDMGATIGADAQQLVDFAMMGGAMARALFDLKRPTVGLLNIGVEEVKGLEEVRTAGRLLREADDSSIEYYGFVEGNDLGRGTVDVVVTEGFTGNIALKTAEGTANQIAGYLRQAMTRTWRARLGYLLAKGAFDRLRAKMDPSRVNGGVFLGLNGIVIKSHGGTDPKGFASATELGFNIVSNGLLEKIKSDMTADLGSSKTS, encoded by the coding sequence ATGAACACTTCTATGATCATCTCAGTTGATGCAATGGGGGGAGACGAGGGACCAGAAATGGTGATTCCCGGTCTTAACTTGTTGCTGGTACGCCAACCCGATCTTACTTTTCTTTTGTTTGGTGAAGAGGATAAGGTTGCGCCGATCCTTGCGCATTATCCAAAAGTGAAGGCTGCAAGTGAAATCCGCCATTGTGATATAACCATTGCGATGGATGAGAAGCCAAGTCAGGCTTTGCGTTCCGGTCGTGGAAAATCCAGCATGTGGCTGGCGATTGAAGCGGTGAAGACGGGCGAGGCAGCTTTTTGTATCTCAGCCGGTAATACAGGCGCGTTGATGGCGATGTCTAAATTTTGCCTGCGTACGATGGCAAACATTGAGCGCCCCGCAATTGCCGCCCTTTGGCCAACTGAGCGTGGCGAGAGTGTTGTGCTTGATATGGGTGCAACCATTGGTGCTGATGCGCAGCAGTTGGTTGATTTTGCCATGATGGGCGGCGCGATGGCTCGCGCTCTATTCGACCTTAAGCGTCCGACTGTTGGTTTGCTCAATATTGGCGTTGAAGAAGTCAAAGGTCTGGAAGAGGTGAGAACCGCTGGGCGTTTGCTTCGTGAGGCTGATGACAGCTCAATTGAATATTATGGCTTTGTTGAAGGGAATGATCTGGGACGCGGCACCGTTGATGTTGTGGTTACAGAAGGTTTCACTGGAAACATTGCTTTAAAAACGGCAGAAGGCACCGCTAATCAGATCGCTGGTTACCTACGCCAGGCAATGACCCGTACATGGCGCGCACGCCTTGGTTATCTGCTTGCTAAAGGTGCGTTTGACCGATTGCGCGCAAAGATGGATCCTAGTCGTGTAAACGGCGGTGTGTTTTTGGGCTTGAATGGTATTGTGATTAAGAGTCATGGCGGCACCGACCCTAAGGGTTTTGCAAGTGCAACCGAGCTTGGTTTCAACATTGTGAGCAATGGTTTACTTGAAAAGATAAAGTCAGACATGACAGCTGACCTTGGCTCGTCTAAGACGAGTTAG